The following proteins are co-located in the Vigna unguiculata cultivar IT97K-499-35 chromosome 9, ASM411807v1, whole genome shotgun sequence genome:
- the LOC114162370 gene encoding squamosa promoter-binding-like protein 13A isoform X1: MDWNLKAPSWDLVDVDKASIPNIDSMEEHNRFGVYRMEGEFSVDLKLGHVGNSGTESPLAKSKDVAAVAGVSKVASSPSGSSKRARAINSTTLTVSCLVDGCNSDLSNCRDYHRRHKVCELHSKSPEVTIAGLKQRFCQQCSRFHSLEQFDERKRSCRKRLDGHNRRRRKPQPEAHTRPGSFLSNYQDFSGTQLLPFSNPHVYPSSAMMSPPWSGGLVTSSADGRLQNQHHHQVHLVDKQELFLGSSQKEGKQVAFLHGNHPSTGALSNQNLPFPSPSVCHTLLRSSPLSESCGARSKMFCESLTTTNSVHDTPCALSLLSSSHTHTPGNGLNQMVQAPSMSLMQPLALSLQDNSNLESVERVLVPNGSDHCSSMYSLGSDGSHCNDAPQLFPFQWE, translated from the exons ATGGACTGGAATTTGAAAGCACCTTCTTGGGATTTGGTGGATGTGGATAAGGCTTCCATACCCAACATAGACTCAATGGAGGAGCATAACAGATTTGGAGTTTATAGAATGGAGGGGGAGTTTTCTGTGGACTTGAAGCTTGGTCATGTGGGGAATTCTGGCACTGAATCACCATTAGCCAAGTCCAAAGATGTTGCTGCTGTTGCTGGAGTCTCCAAAGTGGCTTCCTCACCTTCAGGGTCTTCTAAGAGAGCTAGAGCCATTAACAGCACAACCCTCACTGTGTCATGCCTTGTGGACGGGTGCAATTCTGATCTTAGCAATTGTAGAGACTATCATAGGCGACACAAGGTGTGTGAGCTCCATTCCAAGTCCCCAGAGGTCACAATCGCTGGCCTCAAGCAAAGGTTCTGCCAACAATGTAGCAG GTTCCATTCGCTGGAGCAATTTGATGAGAGAAAAAGAAGCTGCAGAAAGCGTTTAGATGGACACAACAGACGGAGAAGAAAGCCTCAGCCAGAAGCTCACACGCGACCTGGTAGTTTTTTATCGAATTACCAAG ATTTTTCAGGTACTCAGTTACTACCCTTCTCAAATCCGCACGTGTATCCTTCGAGTGCCATGATGAGCCCCCCTTGGAGTGGAGGGCTTGTGACTTCCTCTGCAGATGGTAGGTTGCAGAACCAGCACCACCATCAAGTGCACTTGGTCGATAAACAAGAACTTTTTCTAGGATCTTCTCAGAAAGAAGGGAAGCAAGTGGCATTCCTACACGGTAACCATCCCTCCACAGGTGCACTCAGCAACCAAAACCTTCCCTTTCCGTCTCCTTCTGTGTGCCACACGCTTCTCAGGAGCAGCCCTTTATCAGAAAGTTGTGGAGCGAGAAGCAAAATGTTCTGTGAAAGCTTAACAACAACAAATTCGGTGCATGACACTCCTTGTGCTCTCTCTCTTCTGTCATCatcacacacgcacacacctGGGAATGGTTTGAACCAAATGGTGCAGGCTCCGTCGATGTCCCTGATGCAGCCCTTAGCCCTGAGTCTGCAGGATAACAGCAACTTAGAGTCTGTGGAGCGAGTGTTGGTTCCCAATGGGAGTGACCACTGTTCCTCCATGTATAGCTTGGGTTCTGATGGATCCCACTGCAATGACGCCCCTCAACTGTTTCCCTTTCAATGGGAATAG
- the LOC114162370 gene encoding squamosa promoter-binding-like protein 13A isoform X2 — MDWNLKAPSWDLVDVDKASIPNIDSMEEHNRFGVYRMEGEFSVDLKLGHVGNSGTESPLAKSKDVAAVAGVSKVASSPSGSSKRARAINSTTLTVSCLVDGCNSDLSNCRDYHRRHKVCELHSKSPEVTIAGLKQRFCQQCSRFHSLEQFDERKRSCRKRLDGHNRRRRKPQPEAHTRPGSFLSNYQGTQLLPFSNPHVYPSSAMMSPPWSGGLVTSSADGRLQNQHHHQVHLVDKQELFLGSSQKEGKQVAFLHGNHPSTGALSNQNLPFPSPSVCHTLLRSSPLSESCGARSKMFCESLTTTNSVHDTPCALSLLSSSHTHTPGNGLNQMVQAPSMSLMQPLALSLQDNSNLESVERVLVPNGSDHCSSMYSLGSDGSHCNDAPQLFPFQWE; from the exons ATGGACTGGAATTTGAAAGCACCTTCTTGGGATTTGGTGGATGTGGATAAGGCTTCCATACCCAACATAGACTCAATGGAGGAGCATAACAGATTTGGAGTTTATAGAATGGAGGGGGAGTTTTCTGTGGACTTGAAGCTTGGTCATGTGGGGAATTCTGGCACTGAATCACCATTAGCCAAGTCCAAAGATGTTGCTGCTGTTGCTGGAGTCTCCAAAGTGGCTTCCTCACCTTCAGGGTCTTCTAAGAGAGCTAGAGCCATTAACAGCACAACCCTCACTGTGTCATGCCTTGTGGACGGGTGCAATTCTGATCTTAGCAATTGTAGAGACTATCATAGGCGACACAAGGTGTGTGAGCTCCATTCCAAGTCCCCAGAGGTCACAATCGCTGGCCTCAAGCAAAGGTTCTGCCAACAATGTAGCAG GTTCCATTCGCTGGAGCAATTTGATGAGAGAAAAAGAAGCTGCAGAAAGCGTTTAGATGGACACAACAGACGGAGAAGAAAGCCTCAGCCAGAAGCTCACACGCGACCTGGTAGTTTTTTATCGAATTACCAAG GTACTCAGTTACTACCCTTCTCAAATCCGCACGTGTATCCTTCGAGTGCCATGATGAGCCCCCCTTGGAGTGGAGGGCTTGTGACTTCCTCTGCAGATGGTAGGTTGCAGAACCAGCACCACCATCAAGTGCACTTGGTCGATAAACAAGAACTTTTTCTAGGATCTTCTCAGAAAGAAGGGAAGCAAGTGGCATTCCTACACGGTAACCATCCCTCCACAGGTGCACTCAGCAACCAAAACCTTCCCTTTCCGTCTCCTTCTGTGTGCCACACGCTTCTCAGGAGCAGCCCTTTATCAGAAAGTTGTGGAGCGAGAAGCAAAATGTTCTGTGAAAGCTTAACAACAACAAATTCGGTGCATGACACTCCTTGTGCTCTCTCTCTTCTGTCATCatcacacacgcacacacctGGGAATGGTTTGAACCAAATGGTGCAGGCTCCGTCGATGTCCCTGATGCAGCCCTTAGCCCTGAGTCTGCAGGATAACAGCAACTTAGAGTCTGTGGAGCGAGTGTTGGTTCCCAATGGGAGTGACCACTGTTCCTCCATGTATAGCTTGGGTTCTGATGGATCCCACTGCAATGACGCCCCTCAACTGTTTCCCTTTCAATGGGAATAG
- the LOC114162370 gene encoding squamosa promoter-binding-like protein 13A isoform X3 codes for MEEHNRFGVYRMEGEFSVDLKLGHVGNSGTESPLAKSKDVAAVAGVSKVASSPSGSSKRARAINSTTLTVSCLVDGCNSDLSNCRDYHRRHKVCELHSKSPEVTIAGLKQRFCQQCSRFHSLEQFDERKRSCRKRLDGHNRRRRKPQPEAHTRPGSFLSNYQDFSGTQLLPFSNPHVYPSSAMMSPPWSGGLVTSSADGRLQNQHHHQVHLVDKQELFLGSSQKEGKQVAFLHGNHPSTGALSNQNLPFPSPSVCHTLLRSSPLSESCGARSKMFCESLTTTNSVHDTPCALSLLSSSHTHTPGNGLNQMVQAPSMSLMQPLALSLQDNSNLESVERVLVPNGSDHCSSMYSLGSDGSHCNDAPQLFPFQWE; via the exons ATGGAGGAGCATAACAGATTTGGAGTTTATAGAATGGAGGGGGAGTTTTCTGTGGACTTGAAGCTTGGTCATGTGGGGAATTCTGGCACTGAATCACCATTAGCCAAGTCCAAAGATGTTGCTGCTGTTGCTGGAGTCTCCAAAGTGGCTTCCTCACCTTCAGGGTCTTCTAAGAGAGCTAGAGCCATTAACAGCACAACCCTCACTGTGTCATGCCTTGTGGACGGGTGCAATTCTGATCTTAGCAATTGTAGAGACTATCATAGGCGACACAAGGTGTGTGAGCTCCATTCCAAGTCCCCAGAGGTCACAATCGCTGGCCTCAAGCAAAGGTTCTGCCAACAATGTAGCAG GTTCCATTCGCTGGAGCAATTTGATGAGAGAAAAAGAAGCTGCAGAAAGCGTTTAGATGGACACAACAGACGGAGAAGAAAGCCTCAGCCAGAAGCTCACACGCGACCTGGTAGTTTTTTATCGAATTACCAAG ATTTTTCAGGTACTCAGTTACTACCCTTCTCAAATCCGCACGTGTATCCTTCGAGTGCCATGATGAGCCCCCCTTGGAGTGGAGGGCTTGTGACTTCCTCTGCAGATGGTAGGTTGCAGAACCAGCACCACCATCAAGTGCACTTGGTCGATAAACAAGAACTTTTTCTAGGATCTTCTCAGAAAGAAGGGAAGCAAGTGGCATTCCTACACGGTAACCATCCCTCCACAGGTGCACTCAGCAACCAAAACCTTCCCTTTCCGTCTCCTTCTGTGTGCCACACGCTTCTCAGGAGCAGCCCTTTATCAGAAAGTTGTGGAGCGAGAAGCAAAATGTTCTGTGAAAGCTTAACAACAACAAATTCGGTGCATGACACTCCTTGTGCTCTCTCTCTTCTGTCATCatcacacacgcacacacctGGGAATGGTTTGAACCAAATGGTGCAGGCTCCGTCGATGTCCCTGATGCAGCCCTTAGCCCTGAGTCTGCAGGATAACAGCAACTTAGAGTCTGTGGAGCGAGTGTTGGTTCCCAATGGGAGTGACCACTGTTCCTCCATGTATAGCTTGGGTTCTGATGGATCCCACTGCAATGACGCCCCTCAACTGTTTCCCTTTCAATGGGAATAG